One Luoshenia tenuis DNA window includes the following coding sequences:
- a CDS encoding RyR domain-containing protein has product MAYDPKPMDTRDVALGGTLCRAIEDVARNIHEVWAQGRMAEGWRYGPEYDGERKLHPSLIPYEQLPESEKDVDRATVTQTVKMLLKMGYEIKKKEDGDGGAF; this is encoded by the coding sequence ATGGCATATGATCCAAAGCCCATGGATACGCGGGATGTGGCCCTGGGCGGTACACTTTGCCGGGCGATAGAAGATGTGGCGCGCAATATTCACGAGGTCTGGGCCCAGGGCCGCATGGCCGAGGGGTGGCGGTATGGGCCGGAATACGATGGGGAGAGAAAACTGCACCCCAGTTTGATCCCCTATGAGCAATTGCCCGAGAGCGAGAAGGATGTAGATCGGGCAACGGTGACCCAAACGGTCAAAATGCTGCTTAAGATGGGCTATGAAATTAAAAAGAAGGAGGATGGCGATGGGGGAGCGTTTTAA
- the iorA gene encoding indolepyruvate ferredoxin oxidoreductase subunit alpha, producing MGNEAIAYAAVNCGVNLVCGYPGTPSTEVLETVAKIREKDTYVEWSINEKVAMEVGGGAAYAGARVLVTMKQMGLNVAGDPLMCLSYIGVKGGMVILVADDPGPISSQTEQDTRHYGIFSKLPVFDPSTPEEAYAMTQDAFALSEQMGLPVLLRPTTRICHACASIELPEQNECHPVEGFVKDPKWVIFPPLSYRKHTELEGKNLEIARQFSASPYNRVEGDGPLAVFASGAAYGYAKEALAASGHSLRLVKLGCAVPFPKDFALQALEGVQKVLVAEELDPVIEEALYRLKGKYALPFKLLGKRTGHMPYAGEYSVPMLQKAFAAFGGWAAPEGAAIALPPLPTRPPVLCAGCPHRASFYAVKQAMQGQKAVFSGDIGCYTLGNAKPLDMTDTCLCMGAGVTIAQGLSHVEDGAHFAFIGDSTFFHSGITGLANAVYNEADVNIVILDNSTTAMTGHQPHPGTGNTMMGKVKPGIDIAGLCRACGAAFVETADPLNLEQAVDVVRRANAHKGVSVIIFKSPCIALNKASYTMAVNADKCVGCKKCIREIGCPAIFPDGKKVRIDGGLCYGCSLCAQVCPTGAIGKKEDA from the coding sequence ATGGGCAACGAGGCCATCGCCTACGCTGCCGTAAATTGCGGGGTCAACCTGGTGTGCGGTTACCCCGGCACCCCCTCGACAGAGGTGCTGGAGACCGTGGCCAAGATACGAGAAAAAGATACGTATGTGGAATGGTCCATCAACGAAAAGGTGGCCATGGAGGTAGGCGGCGGCGCAGCCTATGCCGGCGCGCGGGTACTGGTGACCATGAAACAGATGGGGCTGAACGTGGCGGGCGACCCGCTGATGTGCCTAAGCTACATCGGCGTCAAAGGGGGCATGGTCATCCTGGTGGCGGACGACCCGGGCCCCATCTCCTCGCAGACCGAGCAGGACACCCGGCATTACGGCATTTTCTCCAAGCTGCCGGTGTTCGATCCCTCCACGCCTGAGGAGGCCTATGCCATGACGCAGGACGCCTTTGCCTTAAGCGAGCAGATGGGCCTGCCGGTATTGCTGCGGCCTACCACCCGCATCTGCCACGCCTGCGCCAGTATTGAACTGCCCGAGCAGAACGAATGCCATCCGGTGGAGGGGTTTGTGAAAGATCCCAAGTGGGTGATCTTCCCCCCGCTCTCTTACCGCAAACATACCGAGCTGGAAGGCAAGAACCTGGAGATCGCCCGGCAGTTTTCCGCCAGTCCCTATAACCGTGTAGAGGGCGATGGGCCTTTGGCGGTATTCGCTTCCGGCGCGGCTTACGGGTACGCCAAGGAGGCGTTGGCCGCCTCTGGGCACAGTCTGCGCCTGGTCAAGCTGGGCTGCGCAGTACCCTTCCCTAAAGATTTCGCTTTGCAGGCGCTTGAAGGTGTGCAAAAAGTGCTGGTGGCCGAGGAGCTGGACCCGGTGATCGAGGAGGCGCTTTATCGCCTCAAGGGCAAGTACGCCCTTCCGTTTAAGTTGCTGGGCAAGCGCACCGGCCACATGCCCTACGCGGGCGAGTATTCCGTCCCCATGCTGCAAAAGGCCTTTGCCGCCTTTGGCGGCTGGGCGGCGCCTGAGGGCGCGGCTATAGCGCTGCCGCCGCTGCCCACCCGCCCGCCGGTGCTTTGTGCGGGCTGCCCGCACCGGGCCTCCTTTTACGCGGTCAAGCAGGCCATGCAGGGGCAAAAGGCGGTATTCTCCGGCGATATCGGCTGTTACACCCTAGGCAACGCAAAGCCGCTGGATATGACGGATACCTGCCTTTGCATGGGCGCCGGGGTAACCATTGCCCAGGGACTAAGCCACGTGGAAGATGGGGCGCACTTCGCCTTTATTGGGGATTCCACCTTCTTCCACAGCGGTATTACCGGCCTGGCCAACGCCGTGTATAACGAGGCGGACGTCAACATCGTCATCCTGGATAATTCCACCACCGCTATGACCGGGCACCAGCCCCACCCCGGCACGGGCAACACCATGATGGGGAAAGTCAAGCCCGGCATCGACATCGCCGGGCTGTGCAGGGCCTGCGGCGCAGCGTTTGTGGAAACGGCAGATCCGCTAAATCTTGAGCAGGCTGTAGACGTGGTGCGCCGGGCCAACGCACACAAGGGCGTATCGGTCATCATTTTCAAAAGCCCCTGCATCGCGCTGAACAAGGCTAGCTACACCATGGCCGTAAATGCCGACAAGTGCGTGGGCTGCAAAAAATGCATCCGCGAGATCGGCTGCCCGGCCATCTTCCCGGATGGGAAAAAGGTGCGTATCGACGGCGGGCTGTGTTATGGCTGCAGCCTGTGCGCCCAGGTTTGCCCCACCGGCGCGATCGGCAAAAAGGAGGATGCATAA